The proteins below come from a single Aegilops tauschii subsp. strangulata cultivar AL8/78 chromosome 6, Aet v6.0, whole genome shotgun sequence genomic window:
- the LOC109772479 gene encoding desmethyl-deoxy-podophyllotoxin synthase isoform X1 → MEHFTLPYYYQFGSCLFLALLLHVVLRAKKTRPRLPPGPWQLPIIGSLHHLLRGLPHRTMRDLSLRHGPLMQLRVCERVAIVVSSAEAVREIYKGNEANFSERLSSPGIDELSRHGQGIIFAPYGDHWRFLRRILMTELLSARRVEAFWRIREEEAARLVSSLQAMSDGRLVNIDKRLDEFMTDSAVRAIFGDRLPDRVAFMKNVKQGVDLSSLFDLRDLFPSSRLVRLLPRNGGKAERHRQEMFRLMDNILRSHEERRAARDGDDEQDMVDVLLRIQKEGNMRVALTDGVIRALLIDVFGAALDTSTTTLQWVMVELMANPSVMLRVQSEIDCVLTGQDTVQEASLKGMQYLRVIIKETLRLHPPAPFFPRLCLQDYKIQGYDVPQGVILLTNIWAISRDPKYWDEPEKFMPERFEGVGVADFRGADFEFTPFGIGRRVCPGINFAYANIEIALASLLYHFDWELPPRVDPKKIDMREVFGATVRRKAELFLRPIRRVPLYR, encoded by the exons ATGGAGCACTTCACGCTGCCATACTACTATCAGTTCGGCTCATGCTTGTTCTTGGCTCTCCTCCTCCATGTCGTCCTACGCGCCAAGAAGACTCGCCCGAGGCTGCCTCCGGGCCCGTGGCAGCTTCCGATCATCGGCAGCCTGCACCACCTGCTGCGCGGGCTCCCGCACCGCACCATGCGCGACCTCTCCCTCCGCCACGGCCCGCTCATGCAGCTCCGGGTGTGCGAGCGCGTGGCCATCGTCGTCTCCTCCGCCGAGGCGGTAAGGGAGATATACAAGGGCAACGAGGCCAACTTCTCGGAGCGGCTCAGCAGCCCGGGCATCGACGAGCTCTCGAGGCATGGCCAGGGGATCATCTTCGCGCCATACGGCGACCACTGGCGCTTCCTTCGCCGGATCCTCATGACGGAGCTGCTCAGCGCGCGGCGCGTCGAGGCGTTCTGGCGGATccgcgaggaggaggcggctcGCCTCGTCTCGTCGCTTCAGGCGATGTCCGACGGCCGGCTAGTGAACATCGACAAGCGGCTCGACGAGTTCATGACAGACTCGGCTGTGCGCGCCATCTTCGGGGACAGGCTACCGGACAGAGTGGCGTTCATGAAGAACGTTAAGCAAGGAGTGGACTTGTCGTCGCTGTTCGACCTCCGGGACCTCTTCCCTTCGTCGCGGCTAGTTCGGCTCCTGCCGCGCAATGGTGGCAAGGCGGAGCGGCACCGTCAAGAGATGTTTCGGCTCATGGACAACATACTCAGGAGTCACGAGGAGAGGAGGGCAGCCAGAGATGGAGATGACGAACAGGACATGGTCGATGTGTTGCTGAGGATCCAGAAAGAAGGCAATATGCGAGTTGCCCTAACCGACGGAGTCATAAGGGCACTGCTCATA GATGTTTTCGGTGCAGCACTTGACACCTCAACTACTACTTTGCAATGGGTGATGGTTGAACTGATGGCGAACCCAAGTGTGATGCTAAGGGTGCAATCTGAGATTGACTGTGTACTCACCGGACAGGACACGGTACAAGAGGCTTCCCTAAAAGGCATGCAATACCTGAGGGTAATTATTAAAGAGACCTTGCGACTGCATCCTCCTGCTCCGTTCTTCCCTAGATTGTGCCTGCAAGACTATAAGATTCAAGGATACGATGTACCACAGGGAGTGATTCTGCTAACCAACATATGGGCAATCTCTAGGGACCCAAAGTATTGGGATGAGCCAGAGAAGTTCATGCCAGAGAGGTTCGAAGGCGTGGGTGTTGCTGACTTTAGAGGTGCAGACTTCGAGTTCACTCCTTTCGGTATTGGGCGGAGGGTTTGCCCTGGGATCAATTTTGCGTATGCAAACATTGAGATTGCGTTGGCTAGCCTTCTTTACCATTTTGACTGGGAGCTACCTCCCAGAGTTGACCCAAAGAAAATAGACATGAGAGAGGTGTTTGGAGCAACTGTTCGAAGGAAGGCCGAGCTATTTTTGCGTCCCATTCGTCGTGTCCCCCTCTATAGATGA
- the LOC109772479 gene encoding desmethyl-deoxy-podophyllotoxin synthase isoform X2: protein MEHFTLPYYYQFGSCLFLALLLHVVLRAKKTRPRLPPGPWQLPIIGSLHHLLRGLPHRTMRDLSLRHGPLMQLRVCERVAIVVSSAEAVREIYKGNEANFSERLSSPGIDELSRHGQGIIFAPYGDHWRFLRRILMTELLSARRVEAFWRIREEEAARLVSSLQAMSDGRLVNIDKRLDEFMTDSAVRAIFGDRLPDRVAFMKNVKQGVDLSSLFDLRDLFPSSRLVRLLPRNGGKAERHRQEMFRLMDNILRSHEERRAARDGDDEQDMVDVLLRIQKEGNMRVALTDGVIRALLIMVVDYAGCVHEDGGGRRTSSIFFFPNDNCHTCGMKQHGPNALITFHFATSNT from the exons ATGGAGCACTTCACGCTGCCATACTACTATCAGTTCGGCTCATGCTTGTTCTTGGCTCTCCTCCTCCATGTCGTCCTACGCGCCAAGAAGACTCGCCCGAGGCTGCCTCCGGGCCCGTGGCAGCTTCCGATCATCGGCAGCCTGCACCACCTGCTGCGCGGGCTCCCGCACCGCACCATGCGCGACCTCTCCCTCCGCCACGGCCCGCTCATGCAGCTCCGGGTGTGCGAGCGCGTGGCCATCGTCGTCTCCTCCGCCGAGGCGGTAAGGGAGATATACAAGGGCAACGAGGCCAACTTCTCGGAGCGGCTCAGCAGCCCGGGCATCGACGAGCTCTCGAGGCATGGCCAGGGGATCATCTTCGCGCCATACGGCGACCACTGGCGCTTCCTTCGCCGGATCCTCATGACGGAGCTGCTCAGCGCGCGGCGCGTCGAGGCGTTCTGGCGGATccgcgaggaggaggcggctcGCCTCGTCTCGTCGCTTCAGGCGATGTCCGACGGCCGGCTAGTGAACATCGACAAGCGGCTCGACGAGTTCATGACAGACTCGGCTGTGCGCGCCATCTTCGGGGACAGGCTACCGGACAGAGTGGCGTTCATGAAGAACGTTAAGCAAGGAGTGGACTTGTCGTCGCTGTTCGACCTCCGGGACCTCTTCCCTTCGTCGCGGCTAGTTCGGCTCCTGCCGCGCAATGGTGGCAAGGCGGAGCGGCACCGTCAAGAGATGTTTCGGCTCATGGACAACATACTCAGGAGTCACGAGGAGAGGAGGGCAGCCAGAGATGGAGATGACGAACAGGACATGGTCGATGTGTTGCTGAGGATCCAGAAAGAAGGCAATATGCGAGTTGCCCTAACCGACGGAGTCATAAGGGCACTGCTCATA ATGGTGGTGGACTATGCTGGTTGTGTTCATGAAGATGGTGGTGGAAGACGAACGAGCAGTATATTTTTTTTCCCAAATGATAATTGTCACACGTGTGGCATGAAGCAACATGGTCCAAACGCCCTTATTACCTTCCATTTTGCCACCTCAAACACATGA